The Betta splendens chromosome 2, fBetSpl5.4, whole genome shotgun sequence nucleotide sequence AAACTTGTTTAGAGTTAAGTTCTTCAGTTGCACCTTAAATAAGCAGACACGAAACATATTCAAGCACAGCCACACTCCTCCACTATCATGTTGGGAACATCCCGCTTGACGATATTGTACTCATCATCGAAGTAGAGCATGGACATAGTGCTGAGCTTGGTGGGAATGCAGCAGGAGTTCATTGAGCCGGGGCTCATTCCCCTCATGCGGTACTGGTTTACCACCGCTGTGTGGAAGGATGAGGCCGAACCGGGAACACCTGCCATGTAGACCGGACAGTTCCCTTCGCAGTAGTTCCCATAGTAACCTGACGGTGCAATGATCCAGTCGTTCCAACCAATCAACCGAAAGTCTATGTAGAATTGTTGTCTACAGCACAGGGTGCTGCTACCGTCACACTCCAGGCCCCTTTTGTGGATTCGGTGCTTTTTGTCTGCTTGCCGAgcctgaaccaccaggaagggCCGGTGGGACTCATCGTTGTAGTTGAGCAGGATGGGCACGACACCCTCCGCCTCACAGCCTTCACAGCGCACATCCAGGTTCTGTCGCCGGTCACCCTTCTCGAACACTAACCTGACAGCATCAGTCAGCAGGAAGGTGTGCCAACCTCCTCGCTTCAGGTCCATCCGCTTCTCCACCAGGTTCCACTTGCTACCAAGGCCAGGCTCTTGGTAGTACACCTTAACAGTCACCTTGCGCCTTGGACGCACTTCCAGAGGAGATGGTAGCAGCTTTAGGTAGAGCCAGAGGGTGGCTTGTGTCACATATAAGTTCTGATTTCCCTCATTGGAAATCAGAAAAAACAGGCTGGACTTGGAAGTTACTGTGtcatctgaaaaaaacaaatacatcaaAGGGATTAAGAATGTAGCAGACGCCTACAGAAGCCAgcagaatattttttttactgtgcaTCATGGAACAGTATTGTatactctactgtatgtattttcaCCTATTTCTTGATTATTTCACTCTCAGGTGGATCCTGAGCAAAGACATACATTTCCCAGACTGCTTTGGATAGTTAAAGGTAATCTATGTTTAATGTCTGCTTAATATTACCATTTGATATTTTAAGCACTTTATGTTTAGGTGCTTAAAGACTTGTACCTGCGATCAAACCTGATAGATTAGACCCAATTCATCAAGACTGATCCATCTGAACTGAGAGTAGAAAACCAGTATGTAAAAGTACATACAGTCCATTGAACTACAATGTATGACAAGGTTAAATATCCAAAAGTTGAACAAAGTTGAGTCATTAAGTTAGACCATGCAATCAGAACCACTGCTGTCATCCAGGTAGCATGAAATGAAGGAAACTAAGACAATCTGCAGGTACAGATTTCACAAATGTTACATCTCTAGAACTGCTAAAACCTGGATATCCTTATTTGATCTGAAGTGCAGGGACTAAAGCGGCAGCTTAAATGTCTGTAATGTATGTGTTGGCAGCGGTTGGGAGGTCACTTCCTCACACTAAGTGAGAGAGTCTGGATAGATAGGGGATTCAtttttcacagctgtgtttgtatTAGCCCAATGATATATTCCTCGCAAAAAATACTTTAAGATCCACCTGCTGAacgaaaaaaaaatgtattaatatatatataatatcactCCAAAAACAATATCCGCTAGTGATCAGAATTCAACAGATTATTAAGCCAATTACAACAGATTATTAAGCCAATTAATTCCAACTGCCACAGATGTTTGATGAGGAATGGTAAgtaaagatttttttaagctAAATATATTTTATCATCAATATATCAtaattttattatcattatcaacTATTCTACTAAAATTCTTTTGAATTCTCTTAAGAGTTTAACAAAGCCAAACCTCATGTGTGTTATAGTAACGTCAGGTAGGAACGTGACCTTGATTTCTTGAGACGCCCATGACCACCTGTGGTGCTGTAAATAACAATCCATTCCAGCCACAGggtttgctcacacacacacacacacacacacacacacacacacacacacacacacacacacacacacacacacacacacacacacacacacacacaaacacacacacacacacacacacacacacacacacacacacacacacacacacacacacacacacacacactaaccctaatcatcacaactaaaggcagacgtctaacccttgctctaatcagaactaaacctcaattctaaccttagTCCGAAATTCACATCTAGACCTTCAAAAAGGTCTTTAAAGTTGTGTggcccagccaaagggccccacaagtggccataggggccccactttggtagaaaaaaaaggatttgggGTCCTACTTTGATGTAaccgcatggacacacacagacacacacacacagtcgtgtttcacatctacgtggggactcactgttgacataatgccttccctagccccttgccctaaccctaaccatcacaaataaaggcggacctttgctctaatccgagcCAAagctcaattctaacctcagccctaaaatcacatcttgaccctcaaaaaagccttcagactggtggggacctgccaagtgcCTCCACattgtcacaatgtcctcaccttgatggcaaaaacatggtttatggacCCCACGtcaaagaaaaaacatgtacacacacacacacacacacacacacacacacacacacacacacacacacacacacacacacacacacatacacacacacacacacacacaaacacacacacacacacaaacacacacacacacacacacacacacacacacacacacaaacacacacaagcacaaattGAAACAAATTGAAATCTAATGGATTGGCGTTGTGTTAGAATGGTCTGAATGGGTCAACCCATCAAGCTGCACAACAGCCTACAATAAGCTCTGACCTTATACTGTGGGGACTGATTCAGCACAATGCTACCATGTCACACACATAGAATCCTAGATGGTGATACTGTAGTTTTCTGGTTTTCAAATAAGCAAGACGTGTTGGAAAAGTAGGTGTTGTTCCTCATTTTCAGTCCGGCTCATTTCAGCTTCCTCTAAGTAAATAGTTCTTCTGAGCCTTGTCGTCATGCCATGTCCCCACCAACAGTCTCTCAGAGCTGGTAATTCAGCCAACTTAGAAGTGCATAATGCAGAGGTGAGAGGTCTGTAACACAGCAGCCACTAAGAGAATCATATAAAACTCCAGTCATCTGACATCAATTCATTCACTGTCAAACTGTCACGGTCTGAGAAAAGCGCCCAAGTTTATTGATGTGAAAGATGGAGGTGAGATATTCCTCTAGTGGGTTTTCAGCATGTTGCAATAACATCTGGTCAGCATGAGCATGTTGGCTGGATAATTTCTTTTTCAGCTAGCCATGAAGGCACATGTACATGCATATGTAGTTCACCGAGCAGCGCCTGATTTGGCAAATATTATTTCATTATATCGTAAGAACAATATGTTTTCTTTGTAAACCATTAGACAAGGGCCACCAACTCGAGTCATTTGCCTTTTTTCAATCATATCTTAAGGACTTGTTTTTTACATTCTGTATTTCTGAGAGGGACGATAGTTGGAGACAAAGATACATTTTGCAGTGAGATCTGCATCTTATTCTTTAGAACAAAAAACGTCTGAGTAAAAgtatttcatttattattttttttatttttaaatatttttttaaacttggaACGTTTTGAAATAAATCACGTGAAATTTGTAACTTAATTAAAGCTTAAAATGTGGCTCAGCTCCATCACGCACCTTTCTCCGCAAAGCTGATGATCTCCGAGGTCTCCTCGAGCACCACGTTGTTCATCGGATGTCCATCCAGGCTGGGGATCTCCACCCTCCCGTCCTCCCGCAGCTTCCCAGCGTGAAGTTTCCGCAGCGCCGTCACCATCGCAGCCTTCGGAAGAGAGTGCGTGATGTTGGGCCTTTCGCGCATCTGCAGTCTACTCAAGATGTGTCTCTTGACTGCCTCAAGAAAGTCCACGTTCAGCTGACCCGACTCGGGGTCCTCCGGCTGATCGAAGCCACAGGACACGCAGGTATCCCGGGACTGGGTGTGCGCCTCCTCCTCGGTCCCGGATGAAGCGGTACAGCGGATGTAGAGGACGCAAGCCACAAAGAGAGCCAATCGGAAAAGACAGTTATTCATTTTCTGTacgaggaagaagaggagaggaacttTTTCTCTCTTTGGCAGACTCAAAGTACGGAAATTATAAAAGCATGAACAAAATCCCTTCGGTCCCGAGCAGTCTTCAGTTCGGTGGTCCGAATCAGCGGTGCAGCACTTGGAAACCAGTGAGTTGAGTTTACTTCCATTCACTGAAGGGTTTGCAATCTTTTTATTACATCATTACATGGATGCATTTGGTCAGTCTCTGCAACCTTAAAAACTGGAAGCTAAGTCGCCTTTAGTCTTTTTTTCGTTGTAGTTGGAGGCTCACACACAAAGCTTCACTTCTGGTATGAACAGAAGATGTGTCATGGTTTCATTAATCAGCATCTCCTGTCATTATTCCACAAACCGAAAGGAGTTGAATCCGAATCGCGCGTGTACATATTTCAAAATTCAATCCATAACTTTTTTGGACATAAAAAagctcatcatcctcatccttaCTTTTTTAATTCTTTAAATGGAATTATAACGCTCCTGGTCGTGGCTCTCTGGATGGTGTagccggagaaaaaaaatgaggaggagagggaggtctACCAGTGAGCGCATTGAGGAGCGTTTCCATTCTGGCGTCTGAGACTTGGGGGCCACTACACGCCAAAAACTTTTTATATACACGGGGGGCGGGCGGAGCTAATAGGCGAGGAGGACCCGAAGGAGGCGGGCGGTGTTAATAACACTCCCCAAGGAGAAATTACTGAATTATTTCTAAAGGGATTCATATTACACATTAATAGTCCTTCTAAAGTGACATATTGCACCTAACAGTAATGGTCTAATCGCTGCTCAGAAAAACGACATTCAGTTTATACAGATACTATCTGTCAGTGTCAGAAGATGTTAAAAgtcatgtaatgtaatgtaaaacagaaacatctaATAGCTGAAACCAAGCTTATAACTTAAAACAAAGCCAAATTAGATCTGTCTAGTCATTTTTTGTTTATGGTTACAGTAATTAGAAATTGATTTTCTTGTAGGTATTTTGTTCATGAGCCTGTCATTCTTTACAATAGCGAGAAGTCTTCAAAGTAGACTTCCTTTACGCATGAAATGAATTGGGCTTTAGATAATAATATCTACTCTTCCTATTTAGGTAAAGATCCATAAAACACTGTCTAGCATATAAACCCTGCTTACACATGCTCTCATCAACATTGTTTTGGTACCTATTACACTGGTTAGTTTCAAATGTCATTTTGAGTGCTTTTGAGGCATCACAGTGTAATTCTCCTGATATGTGTATGTAATAACATTACCATGTATTAAAAGACAGAAATTCACTGCACAATTCAAAAGTACCTAACTCCTACAGTATAGGATAACAACAAGTAAAGAAGACAGGAAGTACTGCTCTTTTCATTCTGATTATCACTAATCGCCTCATAAACCCTTAATGATAACTGAGTATACAAAGCCCTAAGCCATCTGGGTGAAATGTAGCACACTTTGCAAGACCTCTGACTAAATGAGCGTCAGACGTGGCAGGATGTCCGGACTGCAGCATTTGTTAGTAAAAACACCAAACCAAATCAGCTCATCACAGCGTGAGATATCCAGTAGCAGCCGCAGCCTCTGTGGTACAGCAAGGAGCTTAGATAACCAGTGACTTTCAGCTTATGATTAGCATATGGTGAACAGTAAAAACAGGTCAGCTCTGTTTTTGTAACCTCACATTCGCCTGCTTATTCTAACATATTGGGTTGCAGATAGGTAACACAAATATTCTGTATTCATAAAATAGACTAAAGAAGCCACCTGGATTGGTGGTGAAACATTTTTACTGAAAAGGAGAAATCCAGTCTCAAAATCAGACTATTCCACCTGGATGACTAAGAATCTCCACTGATGTATGATGTATGATACCTACTGTGCTAAAAGACTCAAAATTAAATTATCCTATAAGACATGCCATGTTTTATTTCACTCAATGCATTCTTATGTGAAAACCTGTCCAATAACAATGATCACTAAAGCTAGCACACTGTTCAGTGAGGGAGTAAAAAAGTAATGATATAGCGCCATCTTTGTTCCAAATACTGGAACTACAGTCATCCAAAACAAccataaacaaatatataaatagtaGGTACCTGAGTGTCTTAGGCTGTGCAAAATACTGCGTCCCTTTTGAACAGTTGACATTCACTAGTGGGTATATTATTTTTCAATGGGTTCTTTGCTTAAATCTGGAGTTCTATATAATTAATGATTTATGCTCAGATAAAGTACTTTTTTAGTATTTTCTTAGTAATGTATCTAAACCTCAACCACATTTAAATCGCCTTGTCCTTAATTATCTGGAGTAGTTGTATTATTGTCAGTATTTACTTCTGTGACACTACAGGCTTAAACAAATCATGTTCAACAAATGTATGCAAATGTTCAGATTCTGCTAAATACACATTTACAATTAGACATATAACACGAGGGAGCTATGAGCAAAATACTTGCAAATACTGCAGAATTTATAGCTGCGATGTCAAAAAAAATTAGAATTAAAATAGAATATGGAGTTTGAAtgaatttaattcattttaaaaagaattagattttttctttttagttttttttctaaaaacgttttatttgtcatttttgatAACTGGAGAAATATTTCTGCCATgagttattttcttttttgtacatttaacGGATTATAAAAACTAGTGTGATTTCATATCCTGTTAATGTAAAGCTGCCAGGAAACGGTAAGAGGTGTCACTCAATTGTTTTTCCAGCAATCCATTACAAAACActaacaaaagcaaaataacCGCCGTATCTtagttcacatactgtatcttgTTTCGATGTGGGGTTTAACTTTGATCACACGGCGTCAATTTTCAGTCTATGTTCAGGGCAATGTATGGCATTGTTTTTATTGGTTTAACGCTGTCACCTTGATAACGGCTAACGCTAAGCTAGCGCTGAATGCTAGCTAGTGGTAAAATCTTCCGTGTCATGTAGGGACTTCTCTTCCCAAGTATAAACGATCTTCGGTCGGTGCAAGGTGGGGCAGAGAGTGGCTTGTAAAACTTGTAAAAGTAGTTTGTAGGTCACTATATAGTGGATTTTTCAGCATACAACTGAAAAATACGTTAACTGGTAAGTTGAGTGGTTTTTCCTGTGTGCTTTAGTTTAGCATTAACAGTTGTCGCTTTGCTGGCAACTGTTTTAATGTCTGGAACCCCTCAGGGAAACAGCGTTCTTCTGTTGACTGGATAAACTATCAGTTTGGGTGAGTGACAGTCTAAGCAACCAATAGCATCAACTGAAGGGGAGTTCTTTTTGTACGTTTAGCCAATCAGATACGTTCTTTAAGTTGCATGCGGGCGCCAGGAAGAGCAGAAGTGACTGTTTGGTGTCTTACTGAAAATctttaaaacaaactgtttcCTGTCCTTATTAACAAGCCGAGTGTTCGAGCTAGTGACACAATGAAATACAGTTCCTCTTTAAAGTACAGACCAAGCAGTCTGTTCGTTTAGCCTTGTTTGCTAGGAGGATGTTCGAAGTTCCCTTTATTACTTGAACCGTTCTTCCAACCTAAACTCAGTTTAAATATTGCTTTACTGAAACGCTGCCAGTAGAAGGGCCACTATAAAATGTGGGCACCACAATTATtcataaatacatatatttgaTGAAACAAGTGATCCTGCTTAAAGTGATCCTGCTTAAAGATTTACATCATATCGTTTGTGAATTTAAACATGAGACATTAAAAAGATGGCTACACAAGGTGACCCGCCACCATCTAAAACAACCCTATTAACAAAAGTACAATAGATGACTGCCCTAGTATGCAACATAGAAAATGACCTTCATATTTCCATGCTAGTGTTGTATAACCCTTCATCAGTTTGTTTAGTTATATATTGTTTAATATATGCAATCTGCTGGGCTCTCTTGTTTGTGACATTTGGTAGCAAGGCAGAGTTTTAAGACACTGGACTAACAAATACAAGAGTCATGGCCTCTGGGAAGAACAAGAGCCAGAGCTCTCTGGCTCTCCACAAGGTGATCATGGTGGGCAGCGGTGGAGTGGGAAAGTCTGCCCTTACTCTGCAGTTCATGTACGACGAGGTGAGGCATCACGCCTGCATTTCCCATGAGccctgctgttgctgttttctctctcattATCTCTGCTCTTGCTTCAGTTTGTGGAAGACTATGAGCCCACCAAGGCAGACAGTTACAGGAAAAAGGTGGTTCTGGATGGTGAGGATGTGCAGATCGACATCCTGGACACAGCAGGTCAGGAGGACTATGCCGCCATCAGAGACAACTACTTCCGTAGCGGGGAAGGATTCCTGTTGGTTTTCTCCATCATAGAGCACGAGTCCTTCACAGCAATTTCCGAATTCAGGTCAAAGGATTTTGTTTTCACATGCTCATGTTATGTTATGTAGTTATGTTACTTTGAAATCTGATAATGTAAACAATGAAAAGAAGTTGCATAGTGGCAATCATGGCCATTATATTAATCGTCAAaggtgtacagtactgtagctgtcTGAACAGACATTAGTTTTATAGAGCTTTTCCAAATCTAGGGGATCTTTAGGATAGAAATATGCTGTGCTTGACCTAAAGCAAAACTTGTTTAAACAACTTCCATTTATTTCCCATATGCCGATATGCCATCTTTTTATATATAGCAAATTAAGAAAACGCTTCTCCCAACAGTCCAAAATacgacaagcagcagctctgaactTTAGTAAAacttcacacagagacacgatgcagctggctctctgctgcaggtttaaCTATCAGCTGCTGGTTCATGGTCCACGGATGCTTCAAAACCAGGAatcactagttgtagtctgtgagcccaccGCAATCCACCAGGACAGTTGAAAATTACATGTTTTACGTCATATTTGGCTGCACTGGCTTATCGATACAGAGGAATAAATCATAATTTCTCTGtatagaaattatggaggaatCTAAGTGTCCCTTAATACTTGAcatgttttggtcaacccccattgaaaattgatGAAGTATTCCTTTAATGTGTTTGCCTAGTGATGAACTGGCAACTTGTCCAGATACCTTCCCTTTTGCTTGATCAGTCTTACAACCTCTAACAGGACAATAGATTCCTGAGGATAGCTGTAGTGTTGAGAAAGCCTTAGCGTCTGATGAGTGAACTGAGGCTAGGCTACTTGTAGGCTACTAGACATGTGCTACTACACTTAGATTAATTATTAACACTAAAAAGTCCTTATCCCTTATTCCAGTCCTTTATCCTGTCTCACTTTCTGTTCTTAGGTTGCCTTTAAATAAGTTTAAATACACATTGTTCCAAGCCAAAGGTTTTGGGTTTTTGTCTTTCAGAGACCAGATCCTgcgggtgaaggaggaggagatgatcCCACTACTAATTGTGGGAAACAAATCAGACCTGGAAGATCGACGGAAGGTGTCTGCTGAAGAGGCCACATCTAAAGCAAGCGAATGGGGAGTTCAGTATGTGGAGACTTCAGCCAAAACAAGAGCCAACGTTGACAAGgtacacacactgcagcttattcgtaaaaaacatttattcaaatgTAGTTCAACTACATCAGGTTAAAGGTCCGATTACATCCCCAAATCTCTATTTCATTTTTGGTTTTGTGACTGCTGTCAGTTCATACTCTCAGTTCTCTGCACATACCCCACTGTCTTCATTAGTCAGAGTAAAATAAACCTCCAAAAAGCAATCACAGAGATAAATGGAAAGGTTTGCTGTAAATATTAGACAGAAGAAACCTATTATAAGTAACAACAGATGTTCATGAAATTACATCATCACCAGAAATTAAGTTAAACCTTTGTTTGGTAGTTTAGGATCCTAATTTGTTAACATCAAAAATGGAATTAGAATTAAGCATTCAGGCATGTCATTTGAACTTCACACGTTTCTGTTTGCCTTCTTGTCTATATACACAAACTGCAGTCATAGAGCTTCAGGATATGTGAAAATGTCtgtggaaataaaaatatttttacctGTGCAGACATCTCAGTTGTCAGAAATCCGTTGTGCTGTTTTGAGTTACTGGCTTTCTTGGTTTTGCCTTTCAGGTCTTCTTTGATCTCATGAGGGAGGTTTGCAAGAAAAAGGTGTCCGAGAGTAAAGAAAATGGGCCGAgcagcaagaagaagaaaaagcctTGCTGCATACTTTAACCCCAAGGTGTCCATTTAAAAACCAAAGAAACTGTCTGAGTGAACCAAACAGTAGCAGCTTTACACCATAAAATTCTGGAGTGCTGCAcagttaaaaacaataaaagcaccaggtgaaaggggggggggttctgagtGCTcagtgatttatttgttttttttgcctcaAATGTATAGAATCTGAATTGTATTTGAGGTATTATTGTTATATAATCACTCAAAATCTCACTTCCAGTAGAACatatatgtttgttttaacGTTGTCTGGGAAACCGTGGTACTTCCCCATTTATGCTTCCTCTTTATGTACATTCATAACTTTGCCAGAAGTATTTGAATGAATCACCATAGCCTTTAATTTGGCATTTACTTTCTCCATTTGCTAAACCTTCTACAGGAATTCATGTCGTTGAGATCAGGGCTTGTGTAGGTCGGTCACATTCCTTAATTCCAAGTGAGTCCAATAAGAAAtacaattatatattataattccTTAAATCCTTACATTTGGGAAGTTTTGCACACccctataaagcattttacagtGGTGGACAGCCTTCAGATAATCCTGCTTCATGACAGTGGTGAGGTAAACAgtagatatactgtatatagtgttTAGAGGTTGAAAtactttaaaaatatttaactgGGCAACCCAGATTTTTTCCAGCAAGCCTGTAAAATATAGTTAGATTTCTTCCACTATACAGTATTCTGTTGGTTGAGCAGTTTCATTACTCAGTGCTGTTAAGCCACTGCAGATGAGAACAGACGATTGTCATAATTGCAGGTTTAAATGTCACTGCTAACAAACATGTATTGAACACCACTTTTTAAGGTTATGTTTGTAGTATTATTTCATTCCAGCCACTCATTTTGTATACCTATTGTACATGTAAAATTTGTAATCTTGTTATACAGTAAGGGGAGTTCCTGTTTCCCTAAGTTCCCTAATATTCCCTAAAGATTCAAGCTGTTGTATTTATGACATTTGTGGTTGAGGGTTTTCATTTTGatgtataaaaacaaaatgtttatttgaaatTAAAGTAAAGCACACTGATTACTGAGGCTTTATTTCTGGTCATTAGATTGGATTGAGGTCCTTAGGTTTGttgcctgttgtttttttcctttaatgaaATGTGACAAATATACAGTACGGTACCTGCACAGCATTATTGTGTAATACAGTAATGTGCTCTGGTTATTCTGTTTTAGTTGATACTAAATGATTAGTTAAATAATTaatcaatatttattattttaaaatattgatCAAGACATgtcttcatttaatttaaaaaatcaacaaaacgtgttatgttaacatttttatttagaacattaccaaacaaaaaaaaaaaacacaaaatcaccacaaaaacaaatggaaaaggtGCAAATAATGACCTTCaattaatttcagctttagttGTCACGCTCTCTAGTAGATAAAAGTAAATTACCTTAAAAGGATTTCCTATCTCTAAACaggaagctgatctggacatcaCTACTAATTACATGTTCTGGTTATAATTCATTCTGAATGACAGAAAATagaaatttacaactaatacaatataaaattattcatagaacacattatacagggcaaaggatgttccaaaggGGTCTCACAAACTCGAATATTTGCCCTAATTGTATGCATAACACCGctgatagattcctacatgcattctggtcaagttcacctgtgcagcaattttggcaagaTGTATGGAAACACCTGTCAGACTGGTTAAGGTGCCCAATCCCAGCAACCCCTGCACTCTGTCACTGACAGTGATCCCCAACCCCCGGGCCGCGAACCAGTACTGATCCGTGGGTCAATTGGTACTGGTCCGGGAAAGAAATCTCACATCATTTCCGTTATATTCATTGTGTGATTCTGAACGATGTTATCCACCTACCACTTGGTCTTGACACATGTTAAGACGCTTGTCTCGGTCACGTGTCTTACTTACAACCGCTACCTTTtaacctacctacctaccttcTTGCTCCGGTCGGTAACACGTAACACATTACCCACAAAATTAAAAGAGCGCAAAGAGCCAGCGAGGCAGAAGAAGAGCCAATGACTACGGAAGCTGCATTGAACAGACAATATCAGGAGTCCTTCCTGAAACATGGACTTATTACGACTGGTTGTTTCAAGTCCGCTCTGCATAATGTGCAGCGACTGGTTCTAACAAGGTAATCAAGCCTTCAAACTGCTTCATCACTTAGAGATCAAGCATTTTAAATGTTAGGCGATGTTACAAGgatgctgctaataaagctgcataCATGGTGGATGcacgtttattattataaatagaaaatacCAGTTTTCATGCCGAtcgtaacattttattttgttggggTTAGGGGTATATTTCTGCCCCACCATAAAGACTGGTCCTTGAAAATATTGTGACAATAAACTGGTCCGTAGCGCAAAAAAGGTTGGGGATCACCtagacctagagacaaactcatcacacacacttctttctgccttctgtgttgcaaagaaaatcatcctcatgaactggaaagctaaaaagaaattaaacattACTCAGTACTTGAACATCTttttagattacaccaccttagacacattgtctgcttgttcaaatcaataaccaaaactatactctgattgaatCCATTTTCAGGTAGGGATGTGTGGAGCTCAGGTGCTACGCAGTGTCTGGTGCGTGGGGTGCCTGGTTGCCCGGGGCAACAGGGCTGGTTGATTCTGGGGTGACCACACAGTAGGGGTGGCGGGTGCCTGTCTCCAGGGAGCAGGGGGCAGATGGAGTCCTGGGTACTCTGTGTCCGGGGGATGCCTGCCCGTGCCCGGAGGGGTGctggagacctaccctccccataaATGACAACAACCGAATGGtatgggtgtgagaatgtatctgagagtgcatagGTTCACATATGATTAAGTAGTTTTTTGTGAGAgggtttgtggtagtgtgtgttgatgtgggtgtgcgtctgtgtctgtgtgtgtgtatgcgtgtgatGCAGTTGGTGTGTGGGGGGCCTGTTTTCCGCCCCAGGTATGTGGATCTGCTGCCTGGGTGATCTCTTTTCTGCCGACCATTACCAATTGTTGCGGGCCCGAGGGGGTGCCGGGGGATATAGTGCATAGGTTCCGCTCCACTCGTGTGGGGGTGATGGCAGGCTCTCTTGGGCCAActctcccactggggggagtgtatgcccctggttctcatggggcggacagcgtggACCCACAGTGGTCTgctctgaccttggg carries:
- the LOC114845985 gene encoding inhibin beta B chain-like, producing MNNCLFRLALFVACVLYIRCTASSGTEEEAHTQSRDTCVSCGFDQPEDPESGQLNVDFLEAVKRHILSRLQMRERPNITHSLPKAAMVTALRKLHAGKLREDGRVEIPSLDGHPMNNVVLEETSEIISFAEKDDTVTSKSSLFFLISNEGNQNLYVTQATLWLYLKLLPSPLEVRPRRKVTVKVYYQEPGLGSKWNLVEKRMDLKRGGWHTFLLTDAVRLVFEKGDRRQNLDVRCEGCEAEGVVPILLNYNDESHRPFLVVQARQADKKHRIHKRGLECDGSSTLCCRQQFYIDFRLIGWNDWIIAPSGYYGNYCEGNCPVYMAGVPGSASSFHTAVVNQYRMRGMSPGSMNSCCIPTKLSTMSMLYFDDEYNIVKRDVPNMIVEECGCA
- the LOC114846076 gene encoding ras-related protein Ral-B-like, which encodes MASGKNKSQSSLALHKVIMVGSGGVGKSALTLQFMYDEFVEDYEPTKADSYRKKVVLDGEDVQIDILDTAGQEDYAAIRDNYFRSGEGFLLVFSIIEHESFTAISEFRDQILRVKEEEMIPLLIVGNKSDLEDRRKVSAEEATSKASEWGVQYVETSAKTRANVDKVFFDLMREVCKKKVSESKENGPSSKKKKKPCCIL